A region of the Nevskiales bacterium genome:
GACCCGGCACCGGCATCACCGCCCCGCCGATCAGCAGCACCGCCAGGAAGGGTCCGAGGCCGAAATACACGCCCACGATCACCGATCCCACGAACAGGCAAATCGCTCTTGCCCACATAGCCGTCTCCCTTGTTGGTTTGATTCTCATCAGCAGTTCGAAGAAGCCGTCCACCAGTCCGATCGCGCAGGCCGTCATCACCAGCACTGGCAGCCAGTCATTCACGCCGCCAGGCTGTCCGAGTCCTCGGAGGCGTCGCGCAAGAGCGCATCTACCAGCTTGTCCACGTCGCTGTCGACCGGCTTGATCACTACCTGGTCGCCGGCCTCGACCACCGTCACCCCGATCTTCTTGAGATCGGCGACGGAAAGGGTGTTGAGGGCCGTTTTAATCGGCCTCTCGATGGTCTTGACCAGGTTGTCGAACAGGTCCGGATGGTGCTTCTGGATCAGCGCCACGACGCGATCGTCGTCATCCCACTCAATGGTGCCCTTGGCCTTCTGGTAGCCCACGCGCACACCGTGCAGGATCACGCTCCTGGGCTTTTCGAACAGTTCCGGGTGCGCCTCGATCTCGGCGCGCAGATCCTCCTCGGCGGCCTTGGCGATGCCCAGGGCGCGCTTGATGCCGGGCAGGCTGCGGCGGCGGGCCTTATCCAGCTCTTCGTTCAGCGCCTCAACGCGCGACGCCAGGACGCTCCTGGCTTCGGCATAGGCGCGGGTCTTGGTTTCAATGGTTTCCATGCTCATGGTCGTTTCCTCAGCTATGCGTCATCGGGGGCAGCTCACGCCGGGACGCACCCGTAAAGTCGAATCTCGGTGGATCGAAATCGCAGATCTCCTCGTCGCCGGCGAGATCCACGATTTCCTCGCGGCACTCGTCAAACCGCAGGCACTGGCGGCAGCACTTGCCCTTGGGCAGCAGGTGCACCTGGCGCAGGTTGCTGACTGGCCTGGGGCGCTTCATGTCGGCAGCTTCAGCTGGCCGCGCAGGTCCGGCAGCGAGACGTTCTTCATCGCCGCCACCTGGGACAGCGTGGTCATGGCGCGGTCGTGCAGGAACA
Encoded here:
- a CDS encoding host-nuclease inhibitor Gam family protein gives rise to the protein MSMETIETKTRAYAEARSVLASRVEALNEELDKARRRSLPGIKRALGIAKAAEEDLRAEIEAHPELFEKPRSVILHGVRVGYQKAKGTIEWDDDDRVVALIQKHHPDLFDNLVKTIERPIKTALNTLSVADLKKIGVTVVEAGDQVVIKPVDSDVDKLVDALLRDASEDSDSLAA